In Enterocloster clostridioformis, one genomic interval encodes:
- a CDS encoding amidohydrolase: MAQTLYYNGTILTMEDRCPRVEAVLTEDGRILETGTWEKIKERAGDKTRRLDLQGRVMLPGFIDSHSHFTACASHTMEADLSGARSFEDILTCIRQYIADKKIPEGKWVTASGYDHNRLKEHSHPRRKVLDQASPQNPLILKHQSGHMGVFNTMALNLLGVTGQTQAPQGGVIEMEGGLPTGYMEENAFLGFQGRVPMPSAEDFLTAYGRAQELYASYGITTVQEGLMAGRLVPLYQMLLKSGLLKLDLISYMDIRDSDAARNTFESHIKNYKGHMKIGGYKMFLDGSPQGRTAWMRTPYLPETPDVREKGQGDTCPETYETKENYRGYNTLEDSQVKENVLKAELEDMQLLAHCNGDMAAEQYMDQLETVYRELGSGHSRKPGFYRGDIRPVMIHAQLLGLDQLERVKKLGVIPSFFLAHVYHWGDIHVRNFGLERAGRISPAASALKEGICFTLHQDSPVIMPDMMETLWCAVNRRTREGKVLGPEERIPVWDALKAVTVNGAYQYFEENEKGTVTPGKKADFVVLEQNPLETGTDEIRNIRVLATIKEDRLLWKA; the protein is encoded by the coding sequence ATGGCGCAGACGCTTTACTATAACGGCACCATTCTTACAATGGAGGACAGATGCCCCCGGGTGGAAGCCGTGCTGACGGAAGACGGAAGAATCCTGGAGACAGGGACATGGGAAAAGATAAAGGAAAGGGCGGGGGATAAGACCCGCAGGCTGGATTTGCAGGGAAGGGTGATGCTGCCGGGCTTCATAGATTCCCACAGCCATTTTACTGCCTGTGCCAGCCATACAATGGAAGCGGACCTGAGCGGGGCGCGCAGCTTTGAGGACATTCTGACATGCATCCGGCAATACATTGCGGACAAGAAGATTCCGGAAGGAAAATGGGTCACGGCATCCGGCTATGACCATAACCGCCTGAAGGAGCACAGCCATCCCCGCAGGAAGGTCCTGGACCAGGCATCGCCTCAGAATCCATTAATACTGAAACACCAGTCAGGTCATATGGGGGTGTTTAACACCATGGCCCTCAACCTGCTGGGTGTAACCGGACAGACACAGGCGCCTCAGGGCGGCGTCATAGAAATGGAAGGCGGGCTGCCGACCGGATATATGGAGGAAAATGCATTCTTAGGCTTCCAGGGACGCGTCCCCATGCCGTCGGCGGAGGACTTTCTGACTGCCTATGGCCGCGCCCAGGAGCTCTATGCTTCCTATGGAATCACCACGGTCCAGGAGGGATTGATGGCAGGCCGGCTGGTTCCGCTGTACCAGATGCTGCTGAAATCAGGACTTTTAAAGCTGGATTTAATCTCCTATATGGATATCCGGGACAGTGATGCTGCCCGGAATACATTTGAAAGCCATATAAAGAACTATAAGGGGCATATGAAGATAGGCGGGTATAAAATGTTCCTGGACGGCTCACCCCAGGGAAGGACGGCATGGATGCGGACACCCTATCTGCCGGAAACGCCGGATGTGCGGGAAAAGGGACAGGGAGATACGTGCCCGGAGACCTATGAAACAAAAGAGAATTACCGGGGCTATAATACCCTGGAGGACAGTCAGGTAAAGGAAAATGTTTTGAAGGCAGAGCTGGAAGACATGCAGCTTCTGGCCCATTGCAACGGTGATATGGCGGCAGAGCAGTATATGGACCAGTTGGAAACAGTCTACAGGGAGCTGGGGAGCGGGCACAGCAGAAAGCCCGGTTTTTACAGGGGCGATATCCGGCCGGTCATGATCCATGCCCAGCTTTTGGGGCTTGATCAGCTGGAGCGGGTAAAAAAACTGGGTGTCATTCCCTCCTTTTTCCTGGCCCATGTATACCACTGGGGAGATATCCACGTGCGCAATTTTGGTTTGGAGCGGGCAGGACGCATCAGTCCGGCTGCTTCGGCCCTAAAGGAGGGCATTTGTTTCACCCTGCACCAGGACAGCCCGGTTATCATGCCGGACATGATGGAGACCCTGTGGTGCGCCGTAAACCGGCGTACCAGGGAGGGAAAGGTGCTGGGACCAGAGGAACGCATTCCGGTCTGGGATGCGCTTAAGGCAGTGACGGTCAACGGGGCATACCAGTATTTTGAAGAAAATGAGAAGGGAACTGTCACACCCGGAAAAAAGGCGGATTTTGTGGTGCTGGAACAGAATCCACTGGAAACAGGGACAGATGAGATACGGAATATCAGGGTACTGGCCACCATCAAGGAGGATCGGCTTTTGTGGAAAGCATAG
- a CDS encoding MATE family efflux transporter codes for MNQSAAKSREQEKQIKKRIDLTEGRPGRRLLLFALPMILGNLFQQFYNMADSMIVGNFVGEDALAAVGASYALTNVFIMIAIGGGNGASVLTSQYLGARQHGKMKTSISTALITFLFVSILLGSAGFYLNGLILESLKTPANIMGQAKLYLGIYFLGMPFLFMYNVLAGIFNAMGDSRTPLYLLIFSSVLNVVLDIISVTWLGMGVDGVAIATVMAQGISALISFGILMKKCKGYEQEDGDGFRLYDSSMLKAGTRIAVPSILQQSIVSIGMLLVQSVVNGFGSAALAGYSAGSRIESICVVPMIATGNAVATFTAQNIGAGKMERVKEGYRASYGIVAGFSVIIAVIVALLNGPIITSFLGDGMSREAYGAGTGYLSFIAYFFVFIGMKACTDGVLRGSGDVLVFTIANLVNLTIRVYAAFHFAPIWGVAAVWYAVPMGWIANYAISFSRYLAGKWRDKKVI; via the coding sequence ATGAATCAGAGTGCAGCAAAAAGCCGTGAACAGGAAAAACAGATAAAGAAGCGGATTGACTTGACGGAAGGGAGACCGGGGCGGCGCCTTCTCCTGTTTGCCCTTCCCATGATACTGGGAAACCTGTTCCAGCAGTTTTACAATATGGCGGACTCCATGATTGTGGGAAATTTTGTGGGCGAGGACGCATTGGCGGCTGTGGGCGCTTCCTATGCACTGACCAATGTGTTTATCATGATAGCCATAGGGGGAGGAAACGGCGCATCGGTTTTGACCTCCCAGTATCTGGGAGCCAGGCAGCACGGAAAGATGAAAACATCCATTTCCACGGCCCTGATTACCTTCCTTTTTGTGAGCATTCTGCTGGGGAGCGCGGGTTTTTACCTGAACGGCCTTATACTGGAATCTCTTAAGACGCCGGCCAATATCATGGGCCAGGCAAAGCTTTACCTGGGTATTTACTTTTTGGGAATGCCGTTCCTGTTCATGTACAATGTCCTTGCCGGCATATTTAACGCCATGGGGGATTCAAGGACACCTCTGTACCTTCTCATATTTTCTTCTGTCCTGAACGTGGTTCTGGATATTATATCTGTCACATGGCTGGGGATGGGAGTGGACGGTGTTGCCATAGCGACTGTCATGGCCCAGGGAATATCCGCCCTGATATCCTTCGGTATCCTGATGAAAAAATGTAAGGGATATGAACAGGAGGACGGGGATGGTTTCCGGCTCTACGACAGCAGCATGTTAAAAGCAGGGACCAGAATCGCGGTGCCGTCCATTCTCCAGCAGTCCATTGTATCCATCGGAATGCTGCTGGTCCAGTCCGTGGTTAATGGGTTTGGTTCCGCTGCCTTGGCAGGTTACTCAGCGGGAAGCAGGATTGAGTCCATCTGCGTGGTGCCCATGATTGCAACGGGCAACGCCGTGGCCACCTTCACGGCCCAGAACATCGGCGCCGGAAAGATGGAACGGGTGAAGGAGGGATACAGGGCCAGCTACGGCATTGTGGCCGGTTTCTCCGTCATCATAGCCGTGATAGTGGCGCTGCTTAACGGCCCTATCATAACCTCCTTCCTGGGAGACGGCATGAGCCGGGAAGCCTATGGGGCGGGCACGGGATACCTGTCCTTTATCGCCTACTTCTTTGTATTCATCGGTATGAAGGCGTGTACGGATGGAGTTCTGCGGGGCTCCGGGGATGTGCTGGTATTTACCATCGCCAATCTGGTGAATCTGACCATACGTGTGTATGCGGCCTTTCATTTCGCACCCATATGGGGCGTGGCAGCCGTGTGGTACGCGGTGCCCATGGGCTGGATTGCCAATTATGCCATATCCTTCAGCCGTTACCTCGCAGGAAAATGGAGGGACAAAAAAGTTATATAA
- a CDS encoding Mrp/NBP35 family ATP-binding protein, giving the protein MSECNHNCGSCSANCDSRKVDKSEFLEALNPASSVKRVIGVVSGKGGVGKSLVTSMLAVSMNRRGKKTAVLDADITGPSIPMAFGIGNEGVATSPDGSLMLPAKSMEGVEIMSANLLLDKDTDPVIWRGPVIAGAVKQFWSETLWQDVDYMFVDMPPGTGDVPLTVFQSLPVDGIIIVTSPQELVGMIVAKAVNMAKKMDIPIVGVVENMSYLECPDCGKRISVFGEGHVEEIAAEHGIKVLAQIPIDPAIAQMVDAGRVEYLEMPWFDEAVKAVEAL; this is encoded by the coding sequence ATGAGCGAATGTAACCATAATTGCGGCTCCTGCAGTGCAAACTGCGACAGCCGCAAGGTAGATAAAAGTGAGTTCCTGGAGGCACTGAATCCGGCCAGCTCCGTAAAGAGAGTAATTGGTGTTGTCAGCGGCAAGGGAGGGGTGGGCAAGTCCCTGGTCACCTCCATGCTGGCAGTGAGCATGAACCGTAGGGGCAAGAAGACAGCTGTCCTGGACGCTGACATCACAGGTCCGTCCATTCCCATGGCCTTTGGAATCGGCAATGAGGGCGTGGCAACCTCACCTGACGGCAGCCTGATGCTTCCGGCCAAGTCCATGGAAGGCGTGGAAATCATGTCCGCCAACCTGCTTCTGGATAAGGATACGGACCCTGTTATCTGGAGAGGCCCCGTGATTGCGGGAGCGGTGAAACAGTTCTGGTCTGAGACCTTATGGCAGGATGTGGATTATATGTTCGTGGATATGCCGCCAGGCACAGGCGATGTGCCTCTGACCGTATTCCAGTCCCTGCCCGTGGACGGCATCATCATCGTCACCTCGCCCCAGGAACTGGTGGGAATGATTGTGGCCAAGGCAGTGAATATGGCCAAGAAGATGGATATACCCATTGTGGGTGTGGTGGAGAACATGAGCTATCTGGAATGTCCCGACTGCGGCAAGCGCATCAGCGTATTCGGAGAAGGCCATGTAGAGGAAATCGCGGCAGAGCACGGCATCAAGGTCCTGGCTCAGATACCAATTGACCCTGCCATTGCCCAGATGGTGGATGCAGGACGCGTGGAATATCTTGAAATGCCGTGGTTTGATGAGGCTGTAAAGGCAGTGGAGGCATTATAA
- the pepF gene encoding oligoendopeptidase F, giving the protein MKKRSEADVKDTWKLEDMVAEDGLWEQMFKEASGEINEYASYKGRLADSADTLYACLSFDDRLSQKIERLYVYARMRSDEDTTVQRYQDMFSRVQTLSYRAAENSSFLVPEILSMDRELLDRYMETDNGISHFKRALEIILARRDHTLSAEMEELLAQSYDATQGASQIFTMFNNADVKFPVITGENGEGIQITHGNYISLMENQDRRIRKDAFEGLYSVYEQFSNTLAAAFSSNVKQAVFYAKAKKYASSREYYLADNEVPELVYDNLVKAVRENITKLHEYTRVRGDVLGVDELHMYDLYVPMVAAADRHYTYEEAKAIVLEGLEPLGEEYLSLLRQGFDNRWIDVYENEGKRSGAYSWGTYGSHPYVLLNFHGTLNDVFTLAHEMGHSIHTWYSDKNQPFTYAGYKIFVAEVASTCNEALLIRHLLKKAGSREEKAYLLNHFLESFRGTLFRQTMFAEFEDMAHKRAASGESLTAESLCNAYRQLNTDYFGPAMTVDRQIDYEWERIPHFYTPFYVYQYATGFSAAVAISSRIMSGEPGALEGYKKFLSGGCSMKPIDLLKLCGVDMSTTRPVDEALGFFGELLEEFKTCIHTNE; this is encoded by the coding sequence ATGAAAAAACGAAGCGAAGCAGATGTAAAGGATACCTGGAAACTGGAGGATATGGTGGCGGAGGACGGTCTGTGGGAACAGATGTTTAAAGAGGCCTCCGGGGAAATAAACGAATATGCTTCCTACAAGGGGCGGCTGGCTGACAGCGCGGATACCCTTTATGCCTGCCTTTCTTTCGACGACAGGCTTTCCCAGAAGATAGAGCGCCTGTATGTCTATGCCAGGATGCGTTCCGACGAGGATACCACGGTGCAGAGATACCAGGATATGTTTTCCAGGGTCCAGACGCTGTCCTACAGGGCGGCTGAGAACAGCTCCTTCCTGGTGCCGGAAATTCTGTCCATGGACCGGGAGCTTCTGGACCGGTACATGGAAACGGATAACGGAATCAGTCATTTTAAGCGGGCGCTGGAAATCATTCTCGCCAGGCGGGATCATACCCTGTCCGCTGAGATGGAAGAACTTCTGGCCCAATCCTATGACGCCACGCAGGGCGCCAGCCAGATTTTTACCATGTTCAACAATGCGGATGTGAAATTTCCTGTTATCACGGGGGAGAATGGGGAGGGCATCCAGATTACCCACGGCAATTACATTTCCCTGATGGAGAACCAGGACCGCAGGATACGTAAGGATGCGTTTGAGGGGTTATACAGTGTATATGAACAGTTTTCCAATACACTGGCAGCTGCATTTTCCTCCAATGTGAAGCAGGCCGTGTTCTACGCAAAGGCGAAGAAGTATGCCTCCAGCCGGGAATACTACCTGGCTGACAACGAGGTGCCGGAGCTGGTCTATGACAATCTGGTGAAGGCGGTGCGGGAGAATATCACAAAGCTTCATGAGTATACCCGGGTGAGGGGGGATGTGCTGGGGGTGGATGAGCTTCACATGTATGACCTCTATGTACCCATGGTGGCAGCGGCTGACCGCCATTACACCTATGAGGAGGCCAAGGCCATTGTTCTGGAGGGGCTGGAACCGCTGGGAGAGGAGTATCTGTCCTTGTTAAGGCAGGGATTTGACAACCGGTGGATTGATGTCTATGAAAATGAAGGCAAGCGCAGCGGCGCTTATTCCTGGGGAACCTATGGCAGCCATCCCTATGTGCTGCTGAATTTCCATGGCACCCTCAACGATGTGTTTACCCTGGCCCATGAAATGGGGCACTCCATCCATACCTGGTATTCCGACAAAAACCAGCCATTTACCTATGCCGGGTATAAGATATTCGTGGCAGAGGTGGCTTCTACCTGCAATGAGGCGCTTCTGATACGCCATCTTCTCAAGAAGGCAGGCAGCAGGGAGGAAAAGGCATACCTGCTCAATCATTTCCTGGAAAGCTTCCGGGGAACCCTGTTCCGTCAGACCATGTTTGCGGAGTTTGAGGATATGGCCCATAAAAGGGCGGCCAGTGGGGAGAGCCTGACGGCTGAGAGTCTGTGCAATGCGTACCGCCAGCTGAATACGGATTATTTTGGGCCGGCCATGACAGTGGACCGTCAGATTGATTATGAATGGGAGAGAATTCCACATTTCTACACACCTTTTTATGTATATCAGTATGCCACGGGATTTTCGGCAGCCGTGGCTATCAGCAGCCGCATTATGAGCGGGGAGCCAGGCGCGCTGGAAGGGTATAAGAAGTTCTTAAGCGGAGGCTGTTCCATGAAGCCCATCGATCTTCTGAAGCTCTGCGGCGTGGATATGTCCACCACCCGGCCGGTGGACGAAGCCCTTGGTTTCTTTGGGGAGCTGCTTGAAGAATTTAAGACGTGTATCCATACAAATGAATGA
- a CDS encoding GNAT family N-acetyltransferase, with protein MNTTHTNITHTNITHTTTLSRKEQEDIHRITALCRLADGLSLSCPGDGDEYWILEEDTTAAAFLAVYKTEVTMWECCAFTHPDFRRKGYFSLLLEQVCRYSEALGEPELCFVTDNKCPAAMAVLRELEAELWNEEYMMEYDVPAAGTAYESGTSVSQASLPDTEPDTELDMDIHTTPEGLLICARIPGDNSPADGNGVTSPDTNSGTDNVPGACVACRLSLNGTSAYLYSLETVPALRRRGLAGRFLAQLIRHLERKGIRRICLQVSGSNEPALRLYRKTGFRITETLSYYLY; from the coding sequence ATGAACACCACACATACAAACATTACTCATACAAACATTACTCATACAACAACATTATCCCGGAAAGAACAGGAAGATATACACAGGATTACTGCCCTGTGCCGCCTCGCGGACGGCCTGAGTCTTTCCTGCCCCGGGGACGGGGATGAATACTGGATTCTGGAGGAGGATACGACTGCGGCTGCTTTTCTGGCCGTGTATAAAACAGAGGTAACCATGTGGGAATGCTGTGCCTTCACACACCCGGATTTTAGAAGAAAAGGATATTTTTCCCTGCTCCTGGAACAGGTCTGCCGCTACAGCGAAGCCCTGGGAGAGCCGGAACTCTGCTTTGTAACCGATAACAAATGCCCGGCGGCCATGGCCGTTCTCCGGGAACTGGAGGCAGAGCTTTGGAATGAAGAATATATGATGGAATATGATGTACCGGCAGCCGGAACCGCTTATGAGAGCGGAACATCCGTCTCCCAGGCCTCCCTGCCGGACACGGAACCGGACACGGAACTGGACATGGACATCCATACAACTCCGGAAGGATTGCTTATCTGCGCCCGAATACCCGGGGACAACTCCCCCGCGGATGGGAATGGCGTTACCTCCCCAGATACAAATTCCGGCACGGACAACGTGCCGGGCGCCTGCGTCGCCTGCCGTCTCTCCCTAAACGGCACCAGCGCCTATCTGTACAGCCTGGAGACTGTCCCGGCCCTGCGCCGCCGGGGGCTGGCCGGCCGTTTCCTTGCGCAGCTTATCCGGCATCTGGAGCGTAAGGGTATCCGGCGGATCTGCCTCCAGGTTTCCGGCTCCAATGAACCTGCCCTGCGGCTCTATCGAAAAACAGGGTTCCGCATCACGGAAACCCTGTCCTACTACCTCTACTAA
- a CDS encoding phospholipase D family protein produces MIRTCITWIKKRPVLSLFFLILMYLVIGAAAPFCHYKPISQETEETVSAESFYQEGDSSDRAMILETNQSAWDERMRLMNLARERIILSTFDFRDGDSPRDLMAVMLHKADQGVSIKILVDGFSGLVRMEPCKLFYALSSHPNIEIKIYNKMNPLLPWKTQGRMHDKYVIVDDYGYILGGRNTFDYFIGSYPTDSRSHDREVLVYNTAHGTDKGRDSSLYQVEDYFEQVWNLDVSTLFHDSQTTADRTSVRNAAAMLRERYKVLAMKYPELLDSEKDSAGCGTLPGQPGCPALPMDSSINDDVSPAFPLTPIQSKALEYYGASTVPTGKITLVSNPTGIYGKEPVVFHTMSVLMKNAKKSVLIHTPYAVFNDYMYDTMKEITSRVPVTMMVNSVENGDNFFASSDYPMHRDAFWDTGMGILEYDGGLSYHGKSLVIDSELCAVGSYNFDLRSTYLDTELMLVIQSRELTARLEEYMVSYQKDCRRLLPGGAYEIPEHLTIADVPAYKRAAWKVVGFVMQPFRFLI; encoded by the coding sequence ATGATACGCACTTGTATAACATGGATTAAAAAGCGCCCTGTCCTCTCACTCTTTTTCCTGATACTTATGTATCTGGTAATTGGGGCCGCGGCGCCTTTCTGTCACTATAAGCCGATCTCCCAGGAAACAGAAGAAACGGTATCGGCTGAGAGCTTCTATCAGGAGGGAGACAGTTCGGACCGCGCCATGATACTGGAAACCAATCAGAGCGCCTGGGATGAACGGATGCGCCTGATGAACCTGGCCAGGGAACGGATTATACTGTCCACCTTTGATTTCAGGGACGGCGATAGCCCCAGGGACCTGATGGCAGTCATGCTTCACAAGGCCGACCAGGGAGTCAGCATAAAGATACTGGTGGACGGGTTCTCCGGCCTGGTGCGCATGGAACCCTGCAAGCTTTTCTATGCCCTGTCCAGCCATCCAAACATTGAAATCAAGATTTACAACAAAATGAATCCCCTGCTTCCGTGGAAAACCCAGGGAAGGATGCATGACAAGTACGTGATTGTGGATGACTACGGATATATACTTGGAGGCCGGAATACCTTTGATTATTTCATCGGTTCCTATCCCACGGATTCCAGAAGCCATGATCGGGAGGTCCTGGTCTACAATACAGCCCACGGCACAGACAAGGGGCGGGACAGCTCCCTGTATCAGGTGGAAGATTATTTTGAGCAGGTATGGAATCTGGATGTGTCCACCCTGTTCCACGACAGCCAAACGACAGCAGACAGGACCTCTGTCCGGAATGCCGCGGCCATGCTGAGGGAGCGCTATAAGGTTCTGGCCATGAAATATCCGGAACTGCTGGACAGTGAGAAGGATTCCGCCGGCTGCGGGACCCTTCCCGGCCAGCCCGGCTGTCCGGCTCTGCCCATGGATTCCAGTATCAACGATGACGTTTCCCCGGCCTTCCCTCTGACCCCCATTCAGTCGAAGGCCCTGGAGTATTACGGAGCCAGCACCGTTCCCACGGGAAAAATCACCCTGGTGTCCAATCCCACCGGTATCTACGGAAAGGAGCCGGTGGTCTTTCACACCATGTCCGTTCTTATGAAGAACGCTAAAAAGAGTGTGCTGATTCACACTCCCTATGCGGTGTTCAATGACTATATGTACGATACCATGAAGGAAATCACGTCCCGGGTGCCGGTGACCATGATGGTTAACTCCGTTGAAAACGGCGACAATTTCTTTGCCTCCAGCGATTATCCCATGCACAGGGACGCATTTTGGGATACCGGCATGGGGATTCTGGAATATGACGGCGGCCTCTCCTACCATGGCAAATCCCTTGTCATAGATAGTGAGCTGTGCGCCGTGGGGTCCTACAACTTCGATTTGCGCAGCACCTATCTGGACACAGAGCTTATGCTGGTCATCCAGAGCCGGGAGCTGACAGCCCGGCTGGAAGAATACATGGTCTCCTATCAGAAGGACTGCCGCCGTCTGCTGCCGGGCGGAGCATATGAAATACCGGAACATCTGACCATTGCAGATGTTCCGGCGTATAAAAGGGCGGCCTGGAAGGTGGTGGGCTTTGTGATGCAGCCCTTCCGTTTCCTTATATAA
- a CDS encoding LrgB family protein, which yields MREGIRLILEQTQYFGLVLSIGAYLFACWLKNKTKLAILNPLLVSAALIIACILGVGMDYETYNKGASYLSWLLTPATVCLAIPLYKQLHLLKKHADAVAVGITSGVITSAVSIFLMCKVLGMTHVHYVTLLPKSITTAIGMGISQEAGGIVTLTVMSIILTGVLGNMAGETVLKLLKVRHPVAKGLAMGTSAHAVGTAKALEMGEIEGAMSSLSIAVAGLMTVIVVPLAANLI from the coding sequence ATGAGGGAAGGAATACGATTGATACTGGAACAGACGCAATATTTCGGTCTTGTGCTCAGCATAGGCGCCTACCTGTTTGCCTGCTGGCTTAAGAATAAAACAAAACTGGCTATCCTGAATCCGCTTCTTGTGTCGGCGGCCCTGATTATTGCCTGCATTCTGGGAGTAGGAATGGATTATGAAACATATAATAAAGGTGCGTCTTATCTCAGCTGGCTTCTCACGCCGGCCACGGTCTGTCTGGCAATCCCATTGTATAAGCAGCTGCATCTGCTGAAGAAACATGCCGACGCCGTGGCGGTGGGTATTACGTCGGGGGTAATCACCAGCGCGGTGAGCATTTTTCTCATGTGTAAGGTGCTGGGCATGACCCATGTCCACTACGTGACACTGCTTCCCAAGTCCATTACCACGGCCATCGGAATGGGTATCAGCCAGGAGGCGGGAGGAATCGTCACACTGACGGTCATGAGCATCATACTTACGGGGGTGTTAGGCAATATGGCAGGGGAGACTGTGTTAAAGCTTTTAAAAGTCCGTCATCCCGTGGCAAAGGGCCTTGCCATGGGAACCAGCGCCCATGCGGTGGGGACAGCCAAGGCGCTGGAGATGGGGGAAATCGAGGGCGCCATGAGCAGTCTCTCCATTGCGGTGGCGGGACTGATGACCGTTATTGTGGTGCCTCTGGCAGCGAATTTGATATAG
- a CDS encoding GTP pyrophosphokinase, whose product MNININPNSELHQSIVNVPDMVQVPEMWVDQAHQFQQAMMRYTCAIREVKTKLEVLNDELSVKNQRNPIEMIKSRVKKPKSIVEKLQRRGFEISLESMEKNLDDVAGIRIICSFLDDIYEVADMLIRQDDVKVIAVKDYIQNPKPNGYRSYHMIIEIPVFFSDSKKPIRVEVQIRTIAMDFWASLDHQLKYKKSFIDDNGEISEELKQCAEVIAGTDMKMLEIRKKIEAQGVTVRRD is encoded by the coding sequence ATGAACATTAACATCAATCCCAACAGTGAGCTTCATCAGTCCATCGTCAATGTACCGGATATGGTCCAGGTGCCGGAGATGTGGGTTGACCAGGCTCACCAGTTCCAGCAGGCTATGATGAGGTATACCTGTGCAATCAGGGAGGTTAAGACAAAGCTGGAAGTGCTGAACGACGAGCTGTCCGTCAAGAACCAGCGCAATCCCATCGAGATGATAAAGTCCCGTGTAAAGAAGCCCAAGAGCATCGTTGAAAAGCTGCAGCGCAGGGGTTTTGAGATCTCATTGGAGTCCATGGAGAAAAATCTGGATGATGTGGCCGGAATCAGGATTATCTGTTCCTTCCTGGATGATATCTATGAAGTTGCGGATATGCTGATAAGGCAGGATGATGTAAAGGTGATTGCGGTGAAGGATTATATACAGAATCCCAAGCCCAACGGATACCGGAGCTACCACATGATTATCGAGATACCGGTGTTTTTCTCTGACAGCAAGAAGCCAATCCGTGTGGAGGTACAGATACGTACCATTGCCATGGACTTTTGGGCCAGCCTGGACCATCAGCTGAAGTATAAGAAATCCTTTATTGACGATAACGGAGAAATCAGCGAGGAACTGAAGCAGTGTGCGGAAGTCATCGCCGGCACAGACATGAAGATGCTGGAGATACGCAAGAAAATCGAAGCCCAGGGCGTCACGGTGCGCAGGGACTGA
- a CDS encoding CidA/LrgA family protein codes for MRYVKQIGIIMGITLAGEVLNHMVPLPVPAGVYGLFIMLAALMCGSVKLESVEGSGNFLMDTMTMMFIPATVGIVECIGEVRAVLVPFLIIIGISTLLVMAVTGCMAQWVMGRKHSGEEQ; via the coding sequence ATGAGATATGTAAAGCAGATAGGAATTATCATGGGCATTACCCTGGCGGGAGAGGTATTGAATCATATGGTGCCCCTGCCTGTGCCGGCCGGTGTATACGGCCTGTTTATCATGCTGGCAGCCCTTATGTGCGGGTCCGTGAAGCTGGAGAGCGTGGAGGGATCGGGCAATTTTCTCATGGATACCATGACCATGATGTTCATACCGGCAACGGTTGGAATTGTGGAGTGCATCGGGGAGGTAAGGGCAGTTCTGGTGCCCTTTCTGATCATCATAGGCATATCCACCCTTCTGGTCATGGCGGTGACCGGATGCATGGCCCAGTGGGTCATGGGCAGGAAACACAGCGGGGAGGAGCAGTGA
- a CDS encoding molybdopterin cofactor-binding domain-containing protein, giving the protein MRHASIEPHIAIADFNSKGTLTVYSPCQNTFAFRVIMFRIFGLSYNKIRMVAPAIGGAFGDKLEVTVEPAAAVLSRMTGKPVKAEYNRKESILSTRVRHASVNYVKTGFMKDGTLKAVDFKVYTNTGAMRGYGSPRVYFGWQRQMQKIADFLRMDMADLQMKNMVDPDSCDSIFHKPRGNPRPKDCLKRAPELIDYEACLKEQEATRNIDIVSRRQSICCGGTLLSGLCRGPL; this is encoded by the coding sequence ATCCGCCATGCGTCCATCGAGCCCCATATTGCCATAGCTGACTTTAATTCCAAGGGAACGCTGACCGTATACAGCCCATGCCAGAACACCTTTGCCTTCCGCGTTATCATGTTCCGTATCTTCGGCCTGTCCTATAACAAGATACGGATGGTGGCTCCGGCCATCGGCGGCGCCTTCGGAGACAAGCTGGAGGTGACGGTGGAGCCCGCGGCGGCAGTGCTCTCCCGGATGACGGGAAAGCCTGTGAAGGCGGAGTACAACAGAAAAGAAAGCATCCTGTCCACCCGTGTGCGCCACGCTTCCGTAAACTATGTGAAAACAGGGTTCATGAAGGACGGGACCTTAAAGGCAGTGGATTTTAAAGTCTACACCAACACGGGAGCCATGAGAGGATACGGCTCGCCCCGGGTTTATTTCGGATGGCAGAGACAGATGCAGAAGATTGCCGATTTCCTTCGCATGGATATGGCGGATCTGCAGATGAAGAACATGGTGGACCCGGACAGCTGCGATTCCATTTTCCACAAGCCCCGCGGCAATCCCAGGCCAAAGGACTGCTTAAAGAGGGCGCCGGAGCTCATTGACTACGAAGCCTGCCTGAAGGAACAGGAGGCCACCCGGAATATTGATATCGTGTCCCGCCGCCAGAGCATTTGCTGCGGCGGGACATTGTTGTCCGGGCTATGCCGCGGCCCGCTGTAA